A window of Gammaproteobacteria bacterium contains these coding sequences:
- a CDS encoding heavy-metal-associated domain-containing protein has product MISPVAIAEQVYHIGIHGLTCPFCVYGAEKQLHKLDGVNEIESHLEQGLIVVKMHDGKTLEKPQVEKAIKKSGFSLNSFGLANK; this is encoded by the coding sequence ATGATTAGCCCTGTTGCCATAGCAGAACAGGTCTATCACATTGGTATACATGGTCTGACTTGTCCATTTTGCGTTTATGGTGCTGAAAAACAACTGCATAAACTTGATGGTGTCAATGAAATAGAAAGTCATCTAGAGCAAGGCTTAATCGTTGTCAAAATGCACGATGGAAAAACACTCGAAAAACCTCAGGTTGAAAAAGCCATTAAAAAGTCGGGGTTTAGTTTAAATTCCTTCGGCTTGGCGAATAAGTAA